The following proteins are co-located in the Trichormus variabilis 0441 genome:
- the arsM gene encoding arsenosugar biosynthesis arsenite methyltransferase ArsM, producing MTYLETAAQFYSEVAQTPQVGLCCVQSTPLQLPGLKIPLSMQEMNYGCGTTVHPTELGKQPTVLYVGVGGGLEALQFAYFSRRPGAVIAVDPVAAMREAAARNLEMALTDNPWFESSFVEIREGDAFNLPVADGSVDIVAQNCLFNIFEPEDLTRALKEAYRVLKCGGRLQMSDPIATSPIPAHLQQDERLRAMCLSGALTYEEYTQRIIDAGFGQIEIRARRPYRLLDSQTYNLETHLLLESLDSVSFKVPIPEDGACIFTGKTAIYAGCEDFFDDKAGHILQRGIPATVCDKTAAKLATVKPKEVIITDSTWHYNGGGCC from the coding sequence ATGACCTATTTAGAAACAGCAGCACAATTTTATAGTGAAGTTGCCCAAACGCCGCAAGTGGGTCTGTGCTGTGTTCAAAGTACACCTCTACAACTACCAGGGCTAAAAATTCCTTTATCCATGCAGGAAATGAACTATGGTTGTGGAACCACCGTTCATCCTACGGAACTTGGCAAGCAACCTACCGTCTTGTATGTTGGTGTGGGTGGTGGGTTAGAAGCATTGCAATTTGCTTATTTTTCTCGTCGCCCTGGTGCTGTAATTGCAGTTGACCCAGTTGCAGCGATGCGAGAAGCAGCCGCACGTAACCTAGAAATGGCTTTAACAGACAACCCGTGGTTTGAAAGTAGTTTTGTAGAGATTCGTGAAGGTGATGCCTTTAATTTACCTGTGGCAGATGGGTCAGTTGATATCGTGGCTCAAAATTGTTTGTTTAACATTTTCGAGCCTGAAGACTTAACCCGCGCGCTCAAGGAAGCGTATCGGGTGTTAAAGTGTGGTGGACGGTTGCAAATGAGTGACCCTATTGCCACCAGTCCCATCCCGGCACACTTGCAACAAGATGAACGGTTACGCGCTATGTGTTTGTCTGGCGCACTGACCTACGAAGAGTACACCCAGCGTATTATCGATGCTGGCTTTGGTCAGATTGAAATCCGGGCGCGTCGTCCTTATCGTTTATTAGATTCCCAAACTTACAATTTAGAAACCCATTTACTTTTAGAAAGTCTTGATTCAGTCTCATTCAAAGTGCCTATCCCAGAAGATGGCGCTTGCATTTTTACTGGTAAAACGGCAATTTATGCTGGTTGCGAAGATTTTTTTGATGACAAAGCCGGACATATCCTACAACGTGGCATTCCGGCAACCGTATGCGATAAAACTGCTGCTAAACTAGCAACGGTAAAGCCAAAAGAAGTAATAATTACTGATTCTACTTGGCATTATAACGGTGGTGGTTGCTGTTAA
- a CDS encoding DUF2301 domain-containing membrane protein yields the protein MTTSTISAPEVYQGQFGEFTINQSDRKGVIIYRSGLMVAALSFAIGTTLVLFTNNPIAIQALTPLYTCFSLALGVSLLTIHIYLAPLHRLLQVFWIIGSIAAFIFGHSDSQPFAVTVYNQPLTILGIGFTFAALTGIYFKEAFCFHRLETKVLTFLVPTLLLGHLVGVLPTQWEQILLGTWAILFLIFAVRKVIQAIPPDIGDKSVFAYLKDKNSVKIEETE from the coding sequence ATGACTACATCAACAATATCTGCACCGGAAGTTTATCAAGGTCAATTTGGGGAGTTTACGATTAATCAGAGCGATCGCAAGGGTGTGATTATTTACCGTTCTGGTTTAATGGTAGCAGCCTTGAGTTTTGCCATTGGCACTACTTTAGTATTATTCACCAATAATCCTATTGCTATTCAAGCCCTAACTCCCTTATACACTTGCTTCAGTTTGGCCCTGGGAGTGAGTTTATTGACAATTCATATTTATCTTGCACCATTGCACAGACTATTACAGGTTTTTTGGATAATTGGTAGCATTGCTGCGTTTATCTTCGGACATTCCGACAGCCAACCTTTTGCTGTGACTGTATACAATCAACCTTTGACCATATTGGGAATTGGTTTTACCTTCGCAGCGTTAACAGGGATTTATTTCAAAGAAGCGTTTTGCTTTCATCGTTTAGAAACCAAAGTCCTAACTTTCCTCGTACCCACACTTTTATTAGGACATTTGGTAGGAGTTTTACCAACTCAATGGGAACAAATTTTATTAGGAACTTGGGCAATTTTATTCTTAATCTTTGCTGTGCGTAAAGTAATACAAGCCATTCCCCCCGATATTGGTGATAAATCTGTATTTGCCTACCTCAAAGATAAAAACTCAGTCAAAATTGAAGAGACAGAATAA
- a CDS encoding YqeG family HAD IIIA-type phosphatase: MTWHKFLQPDLILAGSVLNLTPDIIQHHQLKGLVLDVDETLVPITVGSASPELREWVEQIRSVTALWLVSNNMSEARIGGIARSLNLPYYLGAAKPSRRKIRAALQEMNLPVEQVGMVGDRLFTDVLAGNRLGMFTILVEPIIHPDAALRSHPIRNFEVWFSEILGASINPEHTKSYKN, encoded by the coding sequence ATGACTTGGCACAAGTTTTTACAGCCTGATTTAATTTTGGCGGGTTCAGTGTTGAACCTCACACCAGATATTATTCAACACCACCAGCTCAAGGGGTTGGTTTTGGATGTAGATGAAACCTTAGTACCAATTACAGTAGGATCAGCTTCACCAGAACTGAGAGAGTGGGTAGAGCAGATTCGCAGCGTTACGGCGCTGTGGTTGGTGAGCAATAACATGAGTGAAGCCCGCATAGGGGGAATTGCCCGTTCTTTGAACTTACCTTATTATTTAGGTGCAGCCAAGCCCTCACGCCGCAAAATTAGGGCTGCACTGCAAGAAATGAATTTACCAGTTGAGCAGGTAGGGATGGTAGGCGATCGCTTATTTACTGATGTTTTAGCTGGTAATCGCTTGGGTATGTTTACCATTCTGGTAGAGCCAATTATCCATCCTGATGCAGCTTTGCGCTCTCATCCTATCCGCAATTTTGAAGTTTGGTTCTCAGAGATTTTAGGAGCTTCTATTAACCCTGAGCATACCAAAAGTTACAAAAATTGA
- the ruvX gene encoding Holliday junction resolvase RuvX, with translation MTKYISALGLDVGRKRVGVAGCDRTGLIATGITTVERTSFDRDVQQIQNIVNERQVQVLVVGLPYSMDGSLGFQARQVQKFTSRLAKALQLPVEYVDERLTSFQAEQMLIAENVSPSRNKGLIDRKAAALILQQWLDIRRTNAQSSVAVEY, from the coding sequence ATGACTAAATACATTTCAGCCTTGGGATTGGATGTGGGGCGTAAGCGCGTTGGTGTGGCTGGATGCGATCGCACTGGGTTGATTGCTACGGGAATCACCACCGTTGAGCGTACATCTTTTGACCGGGATGTCCAGCAAATACAAAATATAGTGAATGAACGCCAGGTACAAGTTCTGGTTGTAGGTTTGCCATATTCAATGGATGGTTCCTTAGGATTTCAGGCTCGTCAAGTGCAGAAATTTACGTCAAGGCTGGCTAAAGCTTTGCAGTTACCTGTGGAATATGTTGATGAGCGACTGACTTCTTTTCAAGCTGAACAGATGCTCATCGCTGAAAATGTTTCCCCATCACGGAATAAAGGTTTAATCGATCGCAAGGCAGCAGCTTTGATTTTGCAGCAGTGGTTGGATATTAGACGAACTAATGCTCAGAGTTCAGTGGCAGTAGAGTATTGA
- the dprA gene encoding DNA-processing protein DprA encodes MGEERAYWLAWAQISGVGPVLLRRLQQHFGTLAAAWNATQAQLGEVEGFGLQTLEKVVKQRSRLYPEQLLIQHEQENPHFWTPADTNYPRLLLETPSPPPMLYYQGEVDLQENWGNKPLVGIVGTRQPSEYGIRWTRQISTALAKNGFTVVSGMAEGIDTVSHNATIKAGGRTIAVLGTGVDVVYPHKNRDLYKQILTNGLVVSEYPAKTPPDRTHFPRRNRIIAGLSRAILVMEAPIKSGALITATYANDFGRDVYALPGRVDDHPSQGCLKLLSQGASLIIREIDELLKMLGAIPQLDVVDKSSVPEQLSLPTLSPELQRVLDTISFDALPFDLIIQQTGMNAGSVSSALLQLELMGIVSQLPGMRYQKC; translated from the coding sequence GTGGGAGAAGAACGAGCCTATTGGTTAGCTTGGGCGCAAATTTCTGGGGTTGGGCCTGTTTTGCTGCGACGACTACAGCAGCATTTCGGTACATTAGCAGCAGCTTGGAATGCTACTCAGGCGCAGTTAGGGGAAGTTGAAGGCTTTGGTTTACAGACTTTAGAAAAAGTGGTAAAACAGCGATCGCGTCTTTACCCAGAACAATTACTCATCCAGCATGAGCAAGAAAACCCCCACTTCTGGACACCAGCCGATACAAACTACCCCCGGTTGTTGTTAGAAACTCCCAGCCCACCGCCCATGTTGTACTATCAGGGTGAGGTAGATTTACAAGAAAATTGGGGAAACAAACCCTTAGTGGGTATTGTCGGGACGCGTCAACCCTCAGAATATGGCATACGCTGGACTCGGCAAATTAGCACTGCTTTAGCTAAAAATGGCTTCACTGTGGTTTCTGGTATGGCGGAAGGAATCGACACAGTCAGCCACAATGCAACTATAAAAGCTGGTGGACGAACTATTGCAGTTTTGGGTACAGGTGTAGATGTCGTCTATCCTCATAAAAATCGGGATTTGTACAAGCAGATTCTGACCAATGGATTGGTTGTGAGTGAATATCCTGCCAAAACCCCACCCGATCGCACTCACTTTCCTCGTCGTAATAGAATTATTGCAGGGTTAAGTCGCGCCATTTTGGTAATGGAAGCACCAATCAAGTCTGGCGCATTAATTACGGCTACCTACGCCAATGATTTTGGTAGGGATGTTTATGCACTCCCCGGCAGAGTAGATGATCATCCATCCCAAGGCTGTTTAAAATTACTTAGCCAAGGGGCTTCTTTGATTATCAGAGAAATCGACGAACTCTTGAAAATGCTGGGAGCGATACCACAATTGGATGTGGTAGATAAATCATCAGTACCAGAGCAGTTGAGTTTACCCACTTTATCACCAGAACTGCAACGGGTACTTGATACTATTAGCTTTGATGCTTTACCCTTCGATTTAATTATTCAGCAAACAGGCATGAATGCTGGTTCGGTTTCCAGTGCTTTATTACAGTTGGAATTGATGGGTATAGTTTCGCAACTTCCAGGGATGAGGTATCAAAAATGTTAG
- a CDS encoding IS5-like element ISAva7 family transposase (programmed frameshift) — protein sequence MGRKSYPTDLTDMEWEILAPLIPPAKEGGHPRTTDMREICNAIYYHLKTGCQWNMLPGDFPPSSTVYSYYRKWQRKGVWEKLNHTLRGQVRTKLGKSTQPTAIAADSQSVKTDPKKGEVYGFDGCKKVKGRKRQTLVDSLGLLLKVVVSEANAPERVLAAYALMELLEERPELLEKVQVMWVDSGYDGDKFALSVWLMIQAHVEVIRRTEQEFRILPKRWVVERTFGWLNQYHRLSKDYEHLPEMSEAAIYAVMTRIMLRRLVS from the exons ATGGGACGAAAGTCTTACCCCACAGACTTAACTGATATGGAGTGGGAAATTCTGGCTCCATTGATTCCACCAGCCAAAGAAGGAGGGCATCCACGCACAACGGATATGCGTGAGATATGCAATGCTATCTACTATCACTTGAAAACGGGATGCCAATGGAATATGCTTCCGGGGGACTTTCCACCCAGTTCAACTGTTTACAGTTACTACCGCAAATGGCAGCGCAAAGGAGTCTGGGAAAAATTAAACCATACACTGCGCGGACAAGTTCGCACAAAACTAGGCAAATCAACGCAACCCACAGCGATCGCCGCAGACAGTCAGTCGGTCAAAACTGACC CAAAAAAAGGGGAAGTGTACGGTTTTGACGGGTGTAAAAAGGTAAAAGGAAGAAAGCGGCAGACTCTAGTTGATAGCCTGGGACTGTTGTTGAAAGTTGTTGTCAGTGAAGCCAATGCGCCGGAACGGGTACTTGCTGCCTACGCATTAATGGAACTTTTAGAGGAGCGTCCGGAATTACTGGAAAAAGTTCAAGTCATGTGGGTTGATTCCGGTTACGACGGCGATAAATTTGCTCTTTCAGTTTGGTTGATGATCCAAGCACATGTTGAAGTCATACGGCGTACTGAGCAAGAATTCCGGATTTTGCCCAAACGTTGGGTAGTCGAAAGAACATTTGGCTGGTTGAACCAATATCATCGTCTCAGTAAGGATTATGAGCATCTTCCAGAGATGAGCGAAGCAGCTATATATGCTGTAATGACTAGGATTATGCTACGTCGTCTTGTATCCTAA
- a CDS encoding inorganic phosphate transporter yields the protein MLLISLFIATLFLAYANGANDNFKGVATLFGSRTTSYQTAILWATFTTFAGSLTATYLGRTIVKEFTGKGILPDAIANAPEFHLAVAIASGLTVLLATTMGFPISTSHSLIGAMFGAGLVAFGLQVNFAILGIYFIFPLLLSPIIAIAFSAGIYSLINYLSIRLNWQLNHKIIDTLHYISAGIFSFARGLNDTSKIVSIVLIIDYFSLSGAMITIAMAMGLGGLLNSQKIAETMSTKITSMNRIQGVSANIITSILVILASNFGLPVSTTHVAVSSIFGVGLVGSKANKYIFYQILLVWLVNLPIATIIGGITYRLLQG from the coding sequence ATGTTGTTAATTAGTCTGTTTATTGCTACCCTGTTCCTGGCTTATGCTAATGGAGCTAATGACAACTTTAAGGGTGTAGCGACGCTGTTTGGTAGTCGGACAACAAGCTACCAAACAGCAATTTTGTGGGCAACTTTTACGACTTTTGCAGGTTCTTTAACTGCTACTTATTTAGGTAGAACAATAGTTAAAGAGTTTACTGGTAAGGGTATTTTACCAGATGCGATCGCCAATGCACCAGAGTTTCATTTAGCGGTGGCGATCGCCTCTGGCTTGACGGTACTACTGGCTACTACGATGGGATTTCCCATTTCCACATCCCACAGTTTAATCGGTGCAATGTTTGGTGCTGGACTGGTAGCGTTTGGACTCCAGGTAAATTTTGCCATTTTAGGAATCTATTTCATTTTCCCCCTATTATTAAGTCCTATTATTGCTATTGCCTTCAGTGCAGGAATTTACAGTTTAATTAATTACTTAAGTATTAGGCTGAATTGGCAGTTAAATCATAAAATAATTGATACCCTTCATTATATCAGTGCTGGTATATTCAGCTTTGCTAGAGGACTTAATGATACTAGCAAAATTGTCTCTATAGTCCTAATTATCGATTATTTCTCACTTTCTGGGGCAATGATTACCATCGCAATGGCTATGGGTCTTGGTGGTTTACTCAATTCTCAAAAAATTGCTGAAACCATGAGTACAAAAATTACCTCTATGAATCGTATCCAGGGAGTATCGGCCAATATCATTACTAGTATTCTAGTGATTCTTGCTAGTAATTTTGGGTTGCCTGTATCTACAACTCATGTCGCAGTATCTTCTATTTTTGGTGTAGGATTAGTTGGTAGTAAAGCCAATAAATATATTTTTTACCAAATTTTATTAGTCTGGTTGGTCAACTTACCTATTGCCACCATTATTGGTGGTATCACCTATAGACTATTACAAGGTTAG
- a CDS encoding SAM hydrolase/SAM-dependent halogenase family protein, which translates to MPKNWSYQPLLTLLSDFGDRDVYVAVMKGVIAQINPKLQMVDLTHQIPPQNIAAARFCLMNAYPYFPEGTVHIAVVDPGVGSRRRAIAVEFADGFLVGPDNGIFSGVLAQSRAMAVVELTNPQYWRTPEPSKTFHGRDIFAPVGAHLASGVSLQHLGQEIAPATLVQMNMKNCTQTATGWSGCIQYIDYFGNLVSNIPGDCIQGKKWCVQVSGLMIPGCDTYSDVKLGEATALIGSHGWVEIAINSGDAHSQLQINLLDPLEVISY; encoded by the coding sequence ATGCCAAAAAATTGGTCTTATCAGCCTTTGTTGACTTTACTGAGTGATTTTGGCGATCGCGATGTGTATGTAGCTGTAATGAAAGGAGTAATTGCCCAAATTAACCCTAAATTACAGATGGTGGATTTAACCCATCAAATACCACCGCAAAATATTGCTGCTGCTAGGTTTTGTTTGATGAATGCTTATCCCTACTTCCCTGAGGGTACTGTACATATAGCTGTGGTAGATCCGGGGGTGGGTAGTAGAAGACGGGCGATCGCAGTAGAATTTGCAGATGGGTTTCTAGTGGGGCCTGATAATGGCATATTTAGCGGTGTATTAGCTCAAAGTCGAGCTATGGCAGTTGTAGAACTAACTAATCCCCAGTATTGGCGTACTCCTGAACCTAGCAAAACTTTTCATGGTAGAGATATTTTTGCCCCAGTCGGCGCTCATCTGGCTAGTGGCGTATCTCTCCAACATCTGGGACAAGAAATTGCACCAGCCACTTTGGTACAGATGAACATGAAAAACTGCACTCAGACAGCAACAGGCTGGTCTGGTTGTATTCAATATATAGATTACTTTGGTAATTTAGTTAGTAATATTCCTGGTGATTGCATACAAGGCAAAAAATGGTGTGTGCAAGTTAGTGGCTTGATGATTCCGGGGTGTGATACCTATAGTGATGTGAAACTGGGAGAGGCTACAGCTTTAATCGGCAGTCATGGCTGGGTAGAAATTGCCATCAATAGCGGTGATGCACATTCACAGTTGCAGATTAACTTGCTAGATCCTCTAGAAGTCATTAGTTATTAG
- the arsS gene encoding arsenosugar biosynthesis radical SAM (seleno)protein ArsS (Some members of this family are selenoproteins.) has product MTTTPSTTINTKIIPFNSQLNAPLTKQEINVLQINLGKRCNLACTHCHVEASPKRTEELSAEICEQLIEVIHRFPQIKIVDLTGGAPEMNYGFQPLVAAARQHNKQVIVRSNLTIYFVEGFKYLPEYFAANKIRIVASMPCYLADNVDKMRGVGVFDDSIKALQWLNQVGYGIDPSLVLDLVYNPQLPTSEKFSLTPEQSKLEQDYKTFLQKHFRIEFNNLFTITNLPVGRTKLYLERKKLETSYLHFLELHFNPHTVGNLMCRNQLSVDYLGNIYDCDFNQMMNLPAKTHNGETLTVAKLIEAGSLDLINEIQTANYCYGCTAGCGSSCGGALV; this is encoded by the coding sequence ATGACAACTACACCAAGCACTACCATAAATACAAAAATAATTCCTTTTAATTCTCAGTTAAATGCTCCTTTAACCAAACAAGAAATCAATGTTTTACAAATTAATTTAGGTAAACGCTGTAATCTTGCTTGTACACACTGTCATGTTGAAGCTAGTCCCAAACGTACAGAAGAGTTATCAGCAGAAATCTGCGAACAATTAATCGAGGTAATTCATCGATTTCCGCAAATTAAAATTGTCGATTTAACTGGCGGCGCACCAGAGATGAACTATGGATTTCAGCCATTAGTAGCAGCCGCACGTCAACATAATAAACAGGTAATTGTCCGTTCTAATTTAACTATTTATTTTGTGGAGGGCTTTAAATATTTACCTGAATACTTTGCTGCCAACAAAATCAGAATTGTAGCATCCATGCCTTGTTACCTAGCGGATAATGTTGATAAAATGCGTGGTGTAGGTGTATTTGATGATTCAATTAAAGCTTTACAATGGCTAAATCAAGTTGGTTATGGAATAGACCCCAGTTTAGTTTTGGATTTGGTTTATAATCCCCAACTACCTACAAGTGAAAAATTTTCCCTAACTCCTGAACAAAGTAAATTAGAGCAAGATTACAAAACTTTCTTACAAAAACATTTCCGTATTGAATTTAACAATCTGTTCACTATTACTAACTTACCAGTTGGTAGAACTAAACTCTATTTAGAACGGAAAAAACTAGAGACCAGTTATTTGCACTTTTTAGAATTGCATTTCAATCCTCATACGGTAGGAAATTTAATGTGTCGCAATCAATTATCTGTAGACTATCTCGGTAATATATATGATTGTGATTTTAATCAGATGATGAATTTACCAGCGAAAACTCATAACGGTGAAACTCTGACTGTTGCTAAATTAATTGAGGCTGGTAGTTTGGATCTGATTAATGAAATTCAAACTGCAAACTATTGCTATGGTTGTACTGCTGGTTGTGGTTCTAGTTGCGGTGGCGCTTTGGTGTGA
- a CDS encoding GNAT family N-acetyltransferase, which translates to MAAQINMTSLLPRNLSVVIRPVYYRDLDGIERISQESFAAHTPQGASSIANRMQWLRRWYGLLKFLSWFPNPLQYRFCAYVAEQGRMLLGMIQVSPFNRTRSTWRVDRVILDRAVDKQGIGSQLLRHCFEGILEARTWLLEVNVNDTDALALYRQNGFQRLAEMTYWEIDPELLSELAQAEPDLPNLLPVSNADAQLLYQLDTASMPPLVRQVFDRNTRDFKTSLFGALRDAVKQWVTKIEVVSGYVFEPQRKAAIGYFQLQLDRKGETPHVATLTVHPAYTWLYPELLSQLARIAQDFPQQGLQLASSDYQPEREEYLERIGAKRIEHTLIMSRSVWHKLRESKFVSLEGIQWTDVLQGLQPARKPIPGGMSWVHTRQQSSPDIPVPSSSEPMAFGIKDVPNQPDSEEGEIGE; encoded by the coding sequence ATGGCAGCTCAAATCAACATGACTTCATTACTTCCTCGAAATCTTAGCGTTGTCATCCGGCCAGTCTATTATCGGGACTTGGACGGAATTGAGCGAATATCTCAAGAATCCTTCGCAGCTCATACCCCCCAAGGAGCTAGTTCTATTGCTAATCGGATGCAATGGTTGCGTCGCTGGTATGGGTTACTCAAGTTTTTGAGTTGGTTCCCTAACCCGCTACAATACCGCTTTTGCGCCTATGTAGCCGAACAGGGGCGGATGCTCTTAGGGATGATTCAAGTTTCGCCGTTTAACCGGACACGCAGCACTTGGCGAGTTGACCGGGTGATTTTGGATCGGGCTGTCGATAAGCAGGGAATTGGTTCACAGCTACTACGCCACTGTTTTGAAGGGATTTTAGAAGCTCGTACTTGGTTGTTAGAAGTTAATGTCAATGATACAGATGCACTAGCGCTTTATCGGCAAAATGGATTTCAGCGTTTAGCAGAAATGACATATTGGGAAATAGATCCCGAATTATTAAGTGAATTAGCGCAAGCAGAGCCAGATTTACCCAATCTTTTACCAGTCAGCAATGCGGATGCTCAGTTGTTGTATCAATTGGATACAGCATCGATGCCACCGTTGGTACGTCAAGTATTCGATCGCAATACCCGCGATTTTAAAACCAGTTTGTTCGGCGCTTTAAGAGATGCAGTCAAACAATGGGTGACAAAAATTGAAGTTGTAAGCGGCTACGTGTTTGAACCACAACGCAAAGCAGCAATAGGTTATTTCCAGTTACAGCTAGACCGCAAAGGTGAAACTCCCCACGTTGCCACCTTGACAGTCCACCCTGCTTATACTTGGCTATACCCAGAATTATTATCTCAACTGGCGCGAATTGCCCAAGATTTTCCCCAACAAGGTTTACAACTAGCCTCCTCTGATTACCAACCAGAGCGAGAAGAATATTTAGAACGCATTGGTGCCAAGCGCATAGAACACACGCTGATCATGTCTCGTTCAGTCTGGCACAAACTGCGGGAGTCAAAATTTGTCTCTCTAGAAGGGATTCAATGGACTGATGTTCTCCAAGGACTGCAACCTGCGCGCAAACCCATCCCTGGGGGAATGTCCTGGGTACACACAAGACAGCAATCATCCCCAGATATCCCAGTACCCAGTTCATCAGAACCAATGGCCTTTGGGATTAAAGATGTACCCAATCAGCCAGATTCAGAAGAAGGGGAGATTGGGGAGTAG
- a CDS encoding DUF3727 domain-containing protein → MFSSPFSEDNDNAPNGSITLTDEKGRSLECYVEHSLSVDGQEYVLLLPVDSPIEIFAWEGEDEDEEAVLVEFDDAIIDEIFATAQAVLAEQNLVLKQTAYALTVAGDLPPVEESELFTLEIEEEEAADLEPEQLQLLANFYHDEQEYAIYTPLDPLLFFAKITKTGQPVLLSPEEFRKVQPLLEEQLFNEVE, encoded by the coding sequence ATGTTTTCCTCTCCATTTTCCGAAGATAACGACAATGCTCCTAATGGTTCCATCACCTTAACCGATGAAAAAGGGCGATCGCTTGAATGTTATGTAGAACATTCGCTTTCGGTAGATGGACAAGAATATGTTTTGCTACTTCCTGTCGATTCACCCATAGAAATTTTTGCTTGGGAAGGTGAAGACGAAGACGAAGAAGCAGTCCTAGTAGAATTTGATGATGCGATTATTGACGAAATCTTTGCCACTGCTCAGGCTGTCCTAGCAGAACAAAACTTGGTACTCAAACAGACTGCTTATGCTTTGACGGTGGCTGGTGATTTACCACCAGTGGAAGAATCAGAGCTATTTACTCTAGAAATTGAAGAAGAAGAAGCAGCAGATTTAGAACCAGAGCAACTCCAGCTACTTGCTAACTTCTATCACGATGAACAGGAGTACGCAATTTATACGCCTCTTGATCCCCTGCTATTTTTTGCCAAAATTACAAAGACTGGTCAGCCTGTGCTACTCTCCCCAGAAGAGTTTCGTAAAGTGCAACCCCTGTTAGAAGAACAACTTTTTAATGAAGTTGAATAA
- the pirA gene encoding arginine synthesis PII-interacting regulator PirA, with amino-acid sequence MSQTRFKANSTAKEVHRQNIQRNIQHRLEVARAKGDERLIRQLEAELRQFA; translated from the coding sequence ATGAGCCAAACTAGATTTAAGGCGAATAGCACTGCCAAGGAAGTACACAGACAAAATATTCAAAGAAACATACAGCACCGCCTAGAAGTAGCTAGAGCGAAAGGTGATGAAAGACTAATTCGGCAACTAGAAGCTGAATTAAGACAATTTGCCTAA